Proteins from one bacterium genomic window:
- a CDS encoding SCP2 sterol-binding domain-containing protein: GLEGRVEPAFGAKNAEEFNALRVSIMKELAALPLAARVDRFEANSAELEQVFRRLTPADLEKNAWHRFGACPIRFYPIARLYEVFLHEWDIVNDPAAPLAPGGLDAAMAELPWRFAFFYGLRKGGAFEGRVRLRTSDAGDALGLAWEEGRAVVCPGDADGFTAEISAPRSDLLLLTSGRAKPAEKEAAGKLRIEGDRAAAEVVLGVLCAPF; the protein is encoded by the coding sequence CGGGGCTCGAAGGAAGGGTGGAGCCCGCCTTCGGGGCGAAGAATGCCGAGGAGTTCAACGCCCTGCGCGTCTCCATCATGAAAGAGCTGGCGGCGCTGCCGCTCGCGGCGCGCGTGGACCGCTTCGAGGCGAACAGCGCCGAGCTCGAGCAGGTCTTCCGCCGCCTCACCCCCGCCGATCTGGAAAAGAACGCCTGGCACCGCTTCGGGGCCTGCCCGATCCGCTTTTATCCCATCGCCCGCCTCTATGAGGTGTTCCTCCACGAGTGGGACATCGTGAACGACCCGGCGGCCCCGCTCGCTCCGGGGGGGCTCGATGCGGCGATGGCGGAGCTGCCCTGGCGCTTCGCGTTTTTCTACGGCCTGCGGAAGGGCGGCGCCTTCGAGGGCCGGGTCCGGCTTCGCACGAGCGATGCAGGCGATGCCCTGGGCCTTGCCTGGGAGGAGGGACGGGCGGTGGTCTGCCCCGGAGATGCAGACGGCTTCACGGCGGAGATTTCGGCCCCGCGGAGCGATCTGCTGCTGCTCACCTCGGGGCGCGCCAAGCCTGCGGAAAAGGAGGCGGCCGGGAAGCTCCGGATCGAGGGCGATCGCGCCGCGGCGGAGGTTGTGCTCGGCGTGCTGTGCGCTCCCTTTTAA
- a CDS encoding amidohydrolase family protein — protein MAEKAVGKKAAKKKVAKKKVAKKKVAARASGKPPTWDTIMPLPSNPETGETANDYYILDCEVHVMPEDYRRFIKYFEGTKTFEYAHKACNWWQWVDHRTGKQSAIHPGMDWNIDKIIGDMNRAGVDQIALMRESFIDTSGDSAPFSTNQHVIDAIEKYPDRVIGVSNVGPFSKRKLKDVLWELEYLHDNYNFKFTKFYQPEDCPINDRRLWPVYEMCQDKGIVAFFHTGITIRMGPTRYTLPVLLDDVASDFPDLKIVAYHGGYPYWEDLIMLMWKHPNIFVSYSILLPWLMRAPHRFAHMVGTTLQIAGYDRFIWGSDWPASDPYQSVEAILKLDMPEELQEKWGYPPITEELKRNFLGATLAKLAGIDAKKNHQKFPGYNKPPTGSTPEGDLTRRLMKNQK, from the coding sequence ATGGCCGAAAAAGCGGTCGGTAAGAAGGCGGCGAAGAAGAAAGTTGCAAAAAAGAAGGTAGCGAAGAAGAAGGTAGCGGCGCGGGCTTCCGGGAAGCCGCCGACATGGGACACCATCATGCCGCTCCCCTCGAACCCCGAGACGGGCGAGACGGCCAACGACTACTACATCCTCGACTGCGAAGTGCACGTCATGCCGGAGGATTACCGGCGTTTTATCAAATACTTCGAAGGAACCAAGACCTTCGAGTACGCCCACAAGGCGTGCAACTGGTGGCAGTGGGTCGATCACCGGACCGGCAAGCAGTCCGCCATCCATCCGGGGATGGACTGGAACATCGACAAGATCATCGGCGACATGAACCGTGCGGGGGTGGATCAGATCGCGCTGATGCGCGAATCGTTCATTGACACCTCGGGCGACAGCGCCCCCTTCTCGACGAACCAGCACGTGATCGACGCCATCGAGAAGTACCCCGACCGCGTGATCGGCGTCTCGAACGTGGGGCCCTTCTCCAAGCGCAAATTGAAAGACGTGCTCTGGGAGTTGGAGTACCTCCACGACAACTACAACTTCAAGTTCACGAAGTTCTACCAGCCCGAGGATTGCCCGATCAACGACCGCAGGCTCTGGCCTGTCTACGAGATGTGCCAGGACAAGGGCATCGTGGCCTTCTTCCACACCGGCATCACCATCCGCATGGGGCCGACGCGCTACACGCTGCCCGTTCTGCTGGACGATGTGGCCTCGGACTTCCCCGACCTCAAGATCGTCGCCTACCACGGCGGCTATCCCTACTGGGAAGACCTCATCATGCTCATGTGGAAGCACCCCAATATCTTTGTGAGCTACTCGATCCTCCTCCCCTGGCTCATGCGGGCGCCGCACCGTTTCGCCCACATGGTGGGAACCACGCTTCAGATCGCGGGCTACGACCGCTTCATCTGGGGCAGCGACTGGCCGGCCTCGGACCCCTACCAGTCGGTCGAGGCGATCCTGAAGCTGGATATGCCCGAAGAGTTGCAGGAGAAATGGGGCTACCCGCCCATCACCGAAGAGCTCAAGCGGAACTTCCTCGGCGCCACCCTGGCCAAGCTGGCCGGGATCGACGCCAAGAAGAACCACCAGAAATTCCCCGGCTACAACAAGCCCCCCACGGGCAGTACGCCCGAGGGCGACCTCACCCGACGGCTCATGAAGAACCAGAAGTAG
- a CDS encoding metal-dependent hydrolase, which produces MRQNRWVCAIVSLFVFFAVAAAAPGAEAFELQWFGQSAFKITTPGGKVILIDPFITKNPKTPKELKDLSKLGKVDLILLTHGHGDHVGDTVKIAKMTGARVALNADMGQTFAALGLVSMKKLIRFNKSGPIQPLGPGITITMVRAEHSSEIVHKDPKTKKTEVHPGGEPAGYIIRLEDGYTIYHAGDTGVFGDMKFIGEYYKPDLALLPIGGHFTMDPAHAAYAVRELLKVKRIIPIHYGTFPPLKGTPEQLVKALGDFPAEVFALKPGEKRTFGK; this is translated from the coding sequence ATGCGTCAGAACCGGTGGGTTTGTGCAATTGTTTCCCTGTTCGTGTTTTTTGCCGTAGCGGCGGCTGCTCCGGGCGCGGAAGCCTTCGAGCTTCAGTGGTTCGGACAGTCCGCCTTCAAGATCACCACCCCGGGCGGCAAGGTCATCCTGATCGATCCGTTCATCACGAAGAACCCGAAGACCCCGAAGGAGCTCAAGGACCTCTCCAAGCTCGGCAAGGTGGACCTCATCCTCCTCACCCACGGGCACGGGGATCACGTCGGCGATACGGTGAAAATCGCCAAGATGACGGGCGCCCGCGTGGCCTTGAACGCCGACATGGGCCAGACCTTCGCCGCGCTCGGCCTGGTGTCCATGAAGAAGCTGATTCGCTTCAACAAGAGCGGCCCCATCCAGCCCCTCGGCCCCGGCATCACCATCACCATGGTCCGCGCCGAGCACAGCTCCGAGATCGTCCACAAGGACCCCAAGACGAAAAAGACCGAAGTGCACCCCGGCGGCGAGCCCGCCGGCTACATCATCCGCCTCGAGGACGGCTACACCATCTATCATGCGGGCGACACCGGCGTTTTCGGCGACATGAAATTCATCGGCGAGTACTACAAGCCGGACCTCGCCCTGCTGCCCATCGGCGGTCATTTCACGATGGACCCGGCCCATGCCGCCTACGCCGTGCGCGAGCTGCTCAAGGTGAAGCGCATCATCCCGATCCACTACGGCACCTTCCCGCCGCTCAAGGGAACGCCCGAGCAGCTGGTCAAGGCTCTCGGCGATTTTCCCGCCGAGGTGTTCGCCCTGAAGCCGGGGGAGAAGCGCACTTTCGGAAAATAG
- a CDS encoding SDR family NAD(P)-dependent oxidoreductase, with protein MADSNLQGKWALILGASSGFGEANALRLSKEGMNIFGVHLDRKATLPNADRIQEGIRANGAEAIFFNVNAADEESRAKVFNAMAERLGAGGMGDVRVLLHSLAFGTLKLFIAEDPGDAITQKQVEMTLDVMANSLIYWVQGLVERGLMGRGGRIYAMTSAGGHRIWATYGAVSAAKAALESHIRQLAVELASKGITANSIQAGVTDTPALRKIPGNEQMIENVLRVNPHNELTTPAKVADAIAALAVSGTHWMTGNIIRVDGGEDITG; from the coding sequence TTGGCTGATTCAAACTTGCAGGGAAAATGGGCGTTGATTCTGGGCGCGAGCAGCGGCTTCGGCGAGGCGAACGCCCTTCGGCTCTCCAAGGAGGGCATGAACATCTTCGGCGTCCACCTCGACCGGAAGGCCACCCTCCCCAACGCCGATCGCATCCAGGAGGGCATCCGCGCGAACGGCGCCGAGGCAATCTTTTTTAACGTGAACGCCGCCGACGAGGAGTCCCGCGCGAAGGTCTTTAACGCCATGGCGGAGCGGCTCGGCGCGGGCGGCATGGGGGATGTCCGGGTCCTGCTCCACAGCCTCGCCTTCGGCACGCTGAAGCTCTTCATCGCCGAGGATCCGGGCGACGCCATCACCCAGAAGCAGGTGGAGATGACCCTCGATGTCATGGCCAACAGCCTGATCTACTGGGTGCAGGGTCTCGTCGAGCGCGGCCTGATGGGCCGGGGCGGGCGGATTTACGCCATGACCAGCGCGGGCGGCCACCGCATCTGGGCAACCTACGGGGCGGTCTCGGCCGCGAAGGCGGCGCTGGAGAGCCACATCCGCCAGCTCGCCGTGGAGCTCGCCTCCAAGGGCATCACCGCCAACAGCATTCAGGCCGGCGTCACCGACACCCCCGCCCTGCGGAAGATCCCCGGCAACGAGCAGATGATCGAGAACGTGCTGCGCGTCAATCCGCACAATGAACTCACCACCCCCGCAAAAGTCGCCGACGCCATCGCCGCCCTCGCCGTCTCGGGCACCCACTGGATGACGGGCAACATCATCCGCGTGGACGGCGGCGAGGACATCACCGGCTGA